From the Meleagris gallopavo isolate NT-WF06-2002-E0010 breed Aviagen turkey brand Nicholas breeding stock chromosome 19, Turkey_5.1, whole genome shotgun sequence genome, one window contains:
- the BARHL1 gene encoding barH-like 1 homeobox protein encodes MEGSTGFGIDSILSHRAGSPAVPKGDPLVGDGRSPLELSPRSEGSSGCPSPRSPEAAVRPGLDAHLQPGQLSAPSQSRTVTSSFLIRDILADCKPLAACAPYSSTNGPHGGQEAAGRIPTKPGEDFREKMEKTTSSSSSDSEYKVKEEGDREISSSRDSPPVRLKKPRKARTAFTDHQLAQLERSFERQKYLSVQDRMELAASLNLTDTQVKTWYQNRR; translated from the exons ATGGAGGGCTCCACCGGCTTCGGGATCGACTCCATCCTCTCGCACCGAGCCGGCAGCCCGGCCGTGCCCAAGGGGGACCCGTTGGTGGGCGACGGCCGCTCCCCGCTGGAGCTGAGCCCCCGCTCGGAGGGCAGCAGCGGGTGCCCCTCTCCGCGTTCCCCGGAGGCGGCGGTGCGGCCGGGCCTGGACGCGCACCTGCAGCCGGGGCAGCTCTCGGCTCCCTCCCAGTCCCGAACCGTCACCTCCTCCTTCCTCATCAGAGACATCCTGGCCGACTGCAAACCCCTGGCCGCCTGCGCGCCTTACTCCAGCACCAATGGACCTCACGGCGGGCAGGAGGCGGCGGGCAGGATTCCCACCAAACCCGGAGAGGACTTtagggagaaaatggaaaaaaccaccagcagctcctcctcGGACTCCGAATACAAAG TGAAAGAAGAAGGGGACCGGGAGATCTCCAGTTCCCGGGACAGCCCCCCGGTGCGGCTGAAAAAGCCTCGCAAAGCCCGCACCGCCTTCACCGACCACCAGCTGGCCCAGCTGGAGCGCAGCTTCGAGAGGCAGAAATACCTGAGCGTGCAGGACAGGATGGAGTTGGCCGCCTCCCTCAACCTCACCGACACGCAGGTGAAAACGTGGTACCAGAACAGAAGGTAA